One Halioglobus japonicus DNA segment encodes these proteins:
- a CDS encoding SDR family NAD(P)-dependent oxidoreductase, with product METQGKVAIVTGGASGMGQIFARRLAAGGAKVAIFDVNQAGLDATAAESDNLTAFHCDISSLEDVETKVGQVAEQLGPVDILVHAAALMPAHLLSEHTHPDMERLFRINYFGTTYMNRAVLPSMTERGTGRILNFGSIAGIALVPKMGAYCATKAAVNAYTEVLQNEIRNTGVRAHLICPPAVNTPLVDQTIDTDSPGSIIESKEKGRLADPEKIVDAIFKGVAKDKDIIYPSEAKFLYYWRALAPKLWWKTVMNFEK from the coding sequence ATGGAAACACAAGGTAAAGTCGCCATTGTCACCGGTGGTGCCAGTGGCATGGGCCAGATTTTCGCCCGCCGCCTGGCTGCAGGTGGCGCCAAGGTCGCGATCTTCGACGTCAACCAGGCCGGGCTCGATGCCACCGCCGCTGAATCGGATAATCTGACCGCGTTCCACTGCGATATCTCCAGTCTGGAAGATGTGGAGACCAAGGTCGGCCAGGTCGCCGAACAACTGGGACCTGTCGATATTCTGGTTCATGCGGCAGCGTTGATGCCGGCCCACCTGCTGTCTGAGCACACCCACCCGGACATGGAGCGCCTGTTCCGTATCAACTATTTTGGCACCACCTATATGAACCGGGCAGTACTGCCCTCAATGACCGAACGCGGTACCGGTCGCATTCTGAACTTTGGCTCCATCGCCGGCATTGCCCTGGTACCGAAAATGGGCGCCTACTGCGCCACCAAGGCCGCCGTGAACGCCTATACCGAAGTGCTGCAGAACGAGATTCGCAACACTGGGGTGCGCGCTCACCTCATCTGCCCTCCCGCGGTAAATACTCCGCTGGTAGATCAGACCATCGATACCGACTCCCCCGGGAGCATTATCGAATCCAAGGAAAAAGGCCGCCTTGCTGATCCGGAGAAGATTGTCGACGCGATCTTCAAGGGTGTGGCCAAGGACAAGGACATCATCTATCCCAGCGAGGCCAAGTTCCTCTACTACTGGCGCGCCCTGGCGCCCAAACTGTGGTGGAAGACGGTGATGAACTTCGAAAAGTAG
- a CDS encoding GrpB family protein gives MTDMQLYQSSDFTDAADVAQQRIAVLLPDAVVEEIGATSIPGALTKGDVDIFVGVSEASFELSVNVLCSNGFAPKVDTLQTDELRMLESDDKNMDLACQVVVLGSRYDFFREFRDRLIADPSLVEAYNEVKLGHIHLPHKDYRDAKAEFIERVLYSS, from the coding sequence ATGACTGACATGCAACTCTATCAGTCCTCAGATTTTACTGACGCCGCCGATGTGGCACAGCAGCGTATCGCTGTCTTACTGCCTGATGCAGTCGTTGAGGAAATTGGGGCGACGTCCATTCCCGGGGCGTTAACGAAGGGCGACGTAGATATTTTCGTCGGTGTAAGTGAGGCAAGTTTCGAGCTGTCTGTTAATGTGCTGTGCTCTAATGGGTTCGCCCCGAAAGTGGATACCCTTCAGACTGATGAACTCAGAATGCTTGAATCGGATGATAAGAACATGGATTTGGCTTGCCAGGTTGTGGTGCTAGGCAGCCGATACGATTTCTTCCGAGAGTTTAGGGATCGGCTAATCGCGGATCCTTCCCTTGTGGAGGCTTACAATGAGGTAAAGCTCGGACACATACACCTTCCACACAAAGATTACAGGGATGCAAAAGCGGAGTTTATTGAGCGTGTTCTGTATTCAAGCTGA
- a CDS encoding cysteine synthase A — protein MLTAPDVTQLIGNTPLLHLRQVSEQTGCTILGKAEFLNPGGSVKDRTALGIIRAAEKAGDLQPGGRIVEGTAGNTGIGLTLVANALGYKSTVVMPITQSKEKIDSLELLGADLHLVPAASYDDDKHYVHTAARLADKLAGKEEHGAIWARQFDNPANMAIHEATTGQEIWAQTEGRVDGFVCSVGTGGTLAGVSSALKSHNPGVAIGIVDPCGASLYNHFAKGRLEKSEGNSIIEGIGINHITDNLAAAQVDHAYHIRDEDALPYAYNLLQHEGLCLGGSSAINIAGAVKLAEELGPGHTIVTILCDYGTRYQSKLFNPVYLENKGLPVPEWLQI, from the coding sequence GTGCTCACCGCCCCCGACGTCACCCAACTGATTGGCAATACACCACTGCTGCATCTGCGCCAGGTTTCCGAACAAACCGGCTGCACCATCCTGGGCAAAGCCGAATTCCTGAATCCGGGAGGTTCGGTCAAGGACCGCACGGCCCTGGGGATTATTCGCGCCGCTGAGAAAGCTGGCGATCTCCAGCCCGGCGGACGGATTGTGGAAGGAACCGCCGGCAACACCGGTATCGGCCTGACCCTGGTGGCCAATGCGCTGGGCTATAAGAGCACGGTGGTCATGCCCATTACCCAATCCAAGGAAAAGATCGACTCCCTGGAATTGCTCGGGGCCGACCTCCACCTCGTGCCCGCCGCCTCCTATGACGACGATAAACACTACGTGCACACCGCCGCTCGCCTGGCTGACAAGCTGGCCGGCAAGGAAGAGCACGGCGCCATCTGGGCGCGCCAGTTCGACAACCCCGCCAATATGGCTATCCACGAAGCAACCACCGGCCAGGAGATCTGGGCCCAAACCGAGGGCAGAGTCGACGGCTTCGTGTGCAGCGTGGGCACCGGCGGCACCCTGGCAGGCGTCTCCAGCGCTTTGAAATCACACAACCCAGGGGTGGCTATCGGCATCGTCGACCCCTGCGGTGCGTCCCTGTACAACCACTTTGCCAAAGGCCGGCTGGAGAAATCCGAAGGCAACTCGATTATCGAAGGGATTGGTATCAACCACATCACCGATAACCTAGCCGCCGCCCAGGTCGACCACGCCTACCACATCAGAGATGAGGACGCCCTGCCCTACGCGTACAACCTGTTGCAGCACGAGGGATTGTGCCTGGGGGGCTCGTCGGCAATTAACATTGCCGGCGCTGTGAAGCTGGCCGAAGAGCTCGGCCCCGGCCACACTATTGTCACCATCCTGTGCGACTACGGCACGCGCTATCAGAGCAAGCTGTTTAATCCCGTGTACCTGGAAAACAAAGGCCTGCCCGTACCAGAGTGGTTGCAGATATAA
- a CDS encoding Lrp/AsnC family transcriptional regulator, whose product MKLDRTDRKILDAMQRNGRITNLELADLVNLSPTPCSRRVKRLEESGLIERHVSLLNQSMLGLKLTAYIGISMDRHTPDRFEAFEAQVAEYPEVMECSVVTGQSSDYLLRAVVPDMEYYEKFLLGRLTRIPGVTGVHSSFELRKVVRRTELPLEHIDDETEFKR is encoded by the coding sequence GTGAAACTCGACCGCACCGACCGCAAGATTCTCGATGCCATGCAGCGCAATGGCCGCATCACCAACCTCGAGCTCGCAGACCTCGTGAATCTCTCCCCCACCCCCTGTTCGCGCCGGGTAAAGCGGCTCGAGGAGTCAGGCCTGATCGAGCGGCACGTCAGCCTGCTCAACCAATCCATGCTCGGGCTGAAACTCACCGCCTATATCGGCATCAGCATGGACCGCCACACCCCGGACCGGTTCGAAGCATTTGAAGCGCAGGTGGCCGAATACCCGGAGGTCATGGAATGCTCCGTGGTTACAGGGCAGTCCTCGGACTACCTACTCCGGGCCGTCGTGCCCGACATGGAGTATTACGAGAAATTCCTCCTCGGCCGGCTCACCCGCATACCCGGTGTCACCGGGGTACACTCCAGCTTCGAGTTGCGCAAAGTCGTCAGGCGCACCGAGTTGCCGCTGGAGCACATCGACGACGAGACCGAGTTCAAGCGTTAA
- a CDS encoding multidrug effflux MFS transporter codes for MSARHLSTDSPWLLGLLAAIVALGPLSVDMYLPAMPSMMRALGTDISAMHLSISTYLAGYAIFHLACGPLADRFGRKPILTAGTALFVVACLGCAQSDTVGELLIYRFLQGVGACVGPTLARTVTRDLFGPRRAARALSLIAMLMALGPAIAPLLGGFLLLVLPWPIIFIVLAAYALAMIVLLQTFLPESLPEQQSLHPLNILGNYGQLCMDVRFMSVVLASGLVYAGLMAYLSSSSYVYMELLGVPVQYFGFIFLTTVVGYMGGSGLSARLASRLDSHQMLMRGATLCTAAAGLMWLGGSLRPDSVAVLMLPMAIYAVGMGLVYPHALAIALAPYPHMAGTASSLLGFIQMGLSGLSAALVGQVLTDSAQPMLMAMFGCTFACLVLSRVVARDA; via the coding sequence ATGAGCGCCCGACACCTAAGTACCGACTCCCCCTGGCTGCTGGGCCTGCTCGCAGCCATCGTGGCGCTGGGCCCACTCAGCGTGGATATGTACCTGCCCGCCATGCCCAGCATGATGCGCGCTCTCGGTACAGACATCAGCGCCATGCACCTGAGCATCAGCACCTATCTGGCGGGCTATGCCATTTTCCACCTGGCCTGTGGCCCTCTGGCAGACCGCTTTGGCCGCAAGCCGATTCTCACCGCCGGTACTGCTCTGTTCGTTGTCGCCTGCCTCGGTTGTGCTCAGTCAGACACCGTCGGCGAACTGCTGATCTACCGCTTTTTACAGGGCGTGGGCGCCTGTGTTGGCCCAACGCTCGCGCGCACGGTGACCCGGGACCTATTCGGACCACGCCGCGCCGCCCGGGCGCTGTCACTGATCGCCATGCTCATGGCGCTGGGCCCGGCCATCGCACCGCTACTGGGTGGCTTTCTGTTGCTGGTGCTGCCCTGGCCCATCATTTTTATCGTTCTCGCAGCTTATGCGCTGGCCATGATTGTATTGCTGCAGACCTTCCTGCCTGAATCACTGCCAGAGCAGCAAAGCCTGCATCCGCTGAATATTCTGGGTAACTACGGCCAGCTTTGCATGGATGTTCGCTTCATGTCTGTGGTGCTGGCCAGTGGCCTGGTGTACGCCGGCTTGATGGCCTATTTGTCGTCGTCCAGCTATGTGTACATGGAACTGCTCGGCGTGCCGGTCCAGTATTTCGGATTTATCTTCCTCACCACAGTGGTCGGCTATATGGGCGGCAGTGGCCTCAGCGCCCGCCTCGCCAGCCGCCTGGACTCACACCAGATGCTAATGCGTGGCGCCACCTTGTGCACCGCAGCCGCCGGCCTGATGTGGCTGGGTGGAAGCCTGCGTCCCGACAGCGTGGCGGTACTGATGCTACCCATGGCCATTTATGCGGTGGGCATGGGCCTGGTGTATCCCCATGCCCTCGCTATTGCCCTCGCGCCCTACCCGCACATGGCCGGCACCGCGTCGTCACTCCTGGGCTTTATCCAGATGGGGTTGTCGGGCCTGTCAGCGGCACTGGTCGGCCAGGTCCTGACCGACAGTGCCCAGCCAATGCTCATGGCCATGTTCGGCTGCACTTTTGCCTGCCTGGTACTGAGCCGGGTGGTCGCGCGCGACGCCTGA
- the leuA gene encoding 2-isopropylmalate synthase, producing the protein MSSFDHSKYKPFQPIAKPDRRWPDQVIEAAPLWCSVDLRDGNQALIEPMTARQKSRLWDQLVKVGFKEIEVGFPSASSHDYDFVRELIDNNRIPEDVTIQVLVQARQELIEKTFEALKGARRAVVHVYNSTSTVQREQVFGLDRQGIIDIAVNGAKLVQACADKHPETEWVFEYSPESFTGTEIDFAVEVCNAVTEVWQPTPEKPIIINLPATVEMSTPNVYADQIEWFCDNVARRDSLLISLHTHNDRGCGVAAAELGVMAGADRVEGTLMGNGERTGNMDVVTMAMNLYSQGVDPKLNLANMDEIIQTVKECTQLPVHPRHPWAGELVFTAFSGSHQDAIKKCLAQQDGRDHWEVAYLPIDPADIGRSYQEVIRINSQSGKGGIAYVLQRDYGYELPRWLSVDFSGTVQAHAEASESEVGSEAIFDLFQKTYLNGEGRWQLGNYNVSREDQVDKLQAELSRGGAQETITGTGNGVVASFVDAMETFTGKQIVLVEYSEHALSQSADAEAVCYIQLNIEGERYCGVGRSHDIVQASLDGILRAINKSAERDAEAAA; encoded by the coding sequence ATGAGCAGTTTCGATCACAGCAAGTACAAGCCGTTTCAACCGATTGCCAAGCCCGATCGGCGTTGGCCAGACCAGGTGATTGAGGCGGCTCCGCTATGGTGTAGCGTGGACTTGCGCGACGGTAACCAGGCGTTGATCGAGCCCATGACGGCGCGCCAGAAATCCCGGCTCTGGGATCAACTGGTAAAGGTGGGCTTCAAGGAAATTGAAGTGGGATTCCCCTCGGCCTCCAGTCACGATTATGACTTTGTGCGCGAGCTCATCGACAACAATCGTATTCCCGAGGATGTGACCATCCAGGTATTGGTACAGGCCCGCCAGGAGCTGATCGAGAAAACCTTTGAAGCGCTTAAGGGCGCGCGTCGCGCCGTAGTGCATGTGTATAACTCCACCTCTACGGTACAGCGCGAACAGGTGTTTGGCCTCGATCGCCAGGGCATTATCGACATTGCCGTTAATGGCGCGAAACTGGTGCAGGCCTGTGCGGACAAGCACCCTGAAACAGAGTGGGTGTTTGAGTACTCGCCGGAGAGCTTCACCGGCACAGAGATTGATTTTGCGGTAGAGGTCTGCAACGCCGTTACCGAGGTGTGGCAGCCCACGCCGGAGAAGCCGATCATTATTAATCTCCCGGCCACCGTGGAGATGAGTACACCCAATGTCTATGCCGACCAGATCGAGTGGTTCTGTGACAATGTTGCGCGCCGCGACAGCCTGCTGATTTCGCTGCATACCCACAACGATCGCGGCTGTGGCGTCGCTGCTGCCGAGCTCGGTGTAATGGCGGGTGCCGACCGTGTCGAGGGCACCCTCATGGGTAATGGCGAGCGCACCGGCAATATGGACGTGGTCACCATGGCCATGAACCTGTACAGCCAGGGCGTCGATCCGAAACTGAATCTGGCCAACATGGATGAAATTATTCAGACCGTGAAAGAGTGCACCCAGTTGCCGGTACACCCACGCCACCCGTGGGCAGGCGAGCTCGTGTTCACTGCGTTCTCTGGAAGCCACCAGGATGCGATCAAGAAATGTCTCGCCCAGCAGGACGGTCGCGATCACTGGGAGGTGGCTTATTTGCCAATTGATCCGGCGGACATTGGCCGCTCCTACCAGGAAGTCATTCGTATCAACAGCCAGTCGGGTAAAGGCGGTATCGCCTATGTGCTGCAGCGGGACTACGGTTACGAGTTACCGCGTTGGTTGTCCGTGGACTTCTCCGGTACTGTCCAGGCCCATGCCGAGGCGTCAGAGTCCGAAGTGGGTTCCGAGGCGATCTTCGATCTGTTCCAGAAGACTTATCTCAATGGCGAAGGCCGTTGGCAGTTGGGCAACTACAATGTGAGCCGCGAAGACCAGGTCGACAAACTGCAGGCCGAACTCAGCCGCGGTGGTGCCCAGGAAACCATTACCGGTACAGGCAACGGTGTGGTGGCGTCATTTGTCGACGCCATGGAAACATTTACCGGCAAGCAGATAGTGCTGGTGGAGTATTCCGAGCACGCTCTCAGCCAGAGTGCAGATGCCGAGGCGGTGTGCTACATCCAGCTCAACATCGAAGGTGAGCGCTACTGCGGTGTGGGCCGCAGCCACGATATTGTGCAGGCCTCTCTGGACGGCATTCTGCGCGCCATCAACAAGTCCGCCGAGCGCGACGCCGAAGCAGCTGCCTGA
- a CDS encoding thiol:disulfide interchange protein DsbA/DsbL, whose translation MFKRAALLLTLMMAPLLACAQENWEEGKHYTLIEPAIRTATPGKIEVAEFFWYGCGHCYTFEPMIGQWKKTMADDVGFRGIPAQWGGSMELHAKAYYTAEALGVGETMHPMIFQAMNVDRKRLASEAEIADLFVANGVSADDFNKAFSSFGINSQVRQAASTARGAKVSGTPSMMVAGKYLISARTAGSNANMLKVVDYLVEKERAVSGS comes from the coding sequence ATGTTTAAACGCGCTGCACTGCTGCTCACACTGATGATGGCGCCGCTGCTGGCCTGTGCCCAGGAAAACTGGGAAGAGGGCAAGCACTACACCCTGATTGAGCCCGCGATTCGCACCGCCACGCCCGGCAAAATCGAAGTCGCTGAATTCTTCTGGTACGGCTGCGGTCACTGCTACACGTTCGAGCCGATGATTGGTCAGTGGAAGAAAACCATGGCCGACGACGTGGGCTTCCGCGGAATCCCCGCCCAGTGGGGTGGTTCCATGGAACTGCACGCGAAAGCTTACTACACAGCCGAAGCACTTGGCGTCGGTGAGACCATGCACCCGATGATCTTCCAGGCCATGAATGTCGATCGCAAGCGCTTGGCCAGCGAAGCTGAAATTGCCGACCTGTTTGTGGCCAACGGTGTTTCCGCCGACGACTTCAACAAGGCCTTCAGCTCCTTCGGTATTAACAGCCAGGTGCGCCAGGCTGCGTCCACTGCCCGCGGTGCCAAGGTCTCTGGCACGCCGTCAATGATGGTGGCCGGCAAATACCTGATCTCCGCTCGCACAGCCGGCAGCAATGCCAACATGCTGAAAGTGGTTGATTACCTGGTCGAGAAAGAGCGCGCCGTCAGCGGCTCCTGA
- a CDS encoding DUF6678 family protein: MSKIIDQNQLVSMMNKTKWRELCSEFEKESTVSPLVKYKLITSDKEFGLSEVWWHELYGECQAIEWLDFSKVKSRENISTQVVAVLDSVGVPYSDEGGVFRVWGYVNSNSRPSHL, translated from the coding sequence TTGAGCAAGATCATTGATCAGAATCAGCTGGTTTCCATGATGAATAAAACTAAATGGAGGGAGCTTTGTTCTGAGTTCGAGAAGGAAAGCACCGTTTCTCCATTGGTAAAATATAAGCTCATCACTTCTGATAAAGAGTTTGGATTAAGTGAGGTTTGGTGGCATGAACTATATGGTGAGTGCCAAGCTATAGAGTGGCTAGATTTCTCAAAAGTCAAAAGCAGAGAAAATATATCAACTCAAGTTGTGGCAGTGCTTGATAGTGTAGGTGTCCCATATAGCGATGAAGGTGGAGTATTTAGGGTTTGGGGTTACGTCAATTCAAATAGTCGTCCGAGTCACTTGTGA
- a CDS encoding c-type cytochrome produces MKKVVILASLILGWTQVASAQTGDAAAGKDMTTMCAACHGADGNSAAATFPKLAGLGEKYLLKQLKDIRDGARPIPTMVGQVDDKSDQELADIAAFYASQPRSGGQADPELIALGAKVYRSGVAERNVAACTACHSPNGNGNAPAGFPALAGQHADYIAAQLKAYRLGYEDDSGRTNDGETKIMRTTAFGLSDKEIEAVSSYISGLK; encoded by the coding sequence ATGAAGAAAGTAGTAATCCTGGCCAGCCTGATCCTGGGCTGGACTCAAGTAGCCTCCGCCCAGACTGGCGATGCCGCCGCGGGTAAGGACATGACCACCATGTGCGCCGCCTGTCACGGTGCCGACGGTAACAGTGCTGCAGCGACATTCCCCAAGCTTGCGGGCTTGGGTGAGAAGTACCTGCTGAAGCAGTTGAAAGATATTCGCGATGGCGCTCGTCCGATTCCCACCATGGTGGGCCAGGTCGACGACAAGTCTGATCAGGAGCTGGCCGACATCGCCGCGTTCTACGCCAGCCAGCCCCGTTCCGGCGGCCAGGCTGATCCTGAGCTGATTGCACTGGGCGCAAAGGTTTACCGTTCCGGTGTTGCCGAACGGAATGTTGCCGCCTGTACCGCATGCCACTCGCCCAACGGCAATGGTAATGCGCCCGCGGGCTTCCCCGCGCTGGCAGGCCAGCACGCTGACTACATTGCCGCACAGCTGAAGGCGTATCGTCTTGGTTACGAAGATGATTCCGGTCGTACTAACGACGGCGAAACCAAGATCATGCGCACCACAGCCTTCGGTTTGTCCGACAAGGAAATCGAAGCGGTATCCAGCTACATTTCCGGCCTCAAGTAA
- a CDS encoding metallophosphoesterase — protein sequence MDIKIGLAPDLHTEFFDDLTDEELRSWFPDVDVVVLAGDCAKGDSLYDISGRVTTLTDSEVVVVAGNHEFYHPDIYAQNKRYRELFQGHPRLHYTEKDRVDIAGVTFLGTTLWTNFDAQGSAEYLSLRAVSGSAKRFLA from the coding sequence TTGGATATTAAGATTGGGCTAGCCCCTGACCTGCACACAGAGTTTTTCGACGACCTGACAGATGAGGAGCTTCGTTCTTGGTTTCCTGATGTCGATGTGGTCGTTCTGGCTGGCGACTGCGCAAAGGGAGATTCCCTGTACGATATCAGTGGGCGGGTTACCACTCTTACTGATAGCGAGGTGGTTGTGGTGGCTGGCAATCACGAGTTTTATCATCCCGATATATATGCTCAGAACAAGCGCTATAGAGAGCTCTTTCAAGGCCATCCTCGCCTACACTATACCGAGAAAGATCGGGTTGATATCGCGGGAGTGACATTCCTTGGCACAACACTATGGACCAATTTTGACGCTCAAGGCAGCGCAGAGTACCTTTCTCTCAGGGCAGTTAGCGGCTCAGCTAAACGATTTCTGGCTTAA
- a CDS encoding metallophosphoesterase, with the protein MKVGLVSDLHLETHEDIVTDSNLLEMLPSGADVIVLAGDCTTGNELPALVKRVRELAGAQVVAIAGNHEAYYQDLLELYPYLRSEITADGMHFLEQDSVIIDGVTFVGATMWTDFESDGPDGTAVAPLISDFYKVRLGSDKPITPQDMIDLHTESWEWLDRALYEASGPVVVVSHFCPTTRHNLGEREPARPYYIFEGEELIEAYQPDLWVFGHTHNDEDAQMGKTRVISNPRGYHGREVPGFRKNLVIEI; encoded by the coding sequence ATGAAGGTAGGACTCGTCTCAGATCTACATCTAGAGACTCACGAAGATATTGTGACTGATAGCAACCTTCTGGAGATGCTCCCAAGTGGGGCAGACGTGATCGTGCTGGCCGGCGACTGCACGACTGGCAATGAGCTGCCTGCACTTGTAAAGCGCGTGAGAGAGCTCGCAGGAGCCCAGGTGGTGGCGATAGCTGGCAATCACGAAGCGTACTATCAAGACTTGCTCGAGCTCTATCCGTATCTCAGATCTGAGATAACGGCAGATGGCATGCACTTCCTGGAGCAAGATTCTGTGATCATCGATGGTGTTACCTTCGTGGGTGCGACGATGTGGACTGACTTCGAAAGCGATGGACCGGACGGCACGGCCGTCGCGCCACTGATAAGTGATTTCTACAAGGTCCGCCTAGGAAGCGACAAGCCCATCACGCCGCAAGACATGATCGACCTACATACCGAATCCTGGGAATGGCTCGACAGGGCCCTCTATGAAGCCTCAGGTCCCGTCGTCGTCGTGAGCCACTTCTGTCCCACCACAAGACACAATCTCGGCGAGAGAGAGCCTGCCCGGCCATACTACATCTTCGAGGGCGAGGAGCTGATAGAAGCGTATCAACCAGACCTATGGGTCTTCGGTCACACCCATAACGATGAAGATGCGCAGATGGGAAAAACGCGGGTTATCTCAAATCCGAGGGGATATCATGGGCGAGAAGTACCGGGTTTCAGGAAAAACCTTGTGATCGAAATCTAA
- a CDS encoding c-type cytochrome: MKKFFAAALMVCATGAYADVDMDKYNKSCAVCHATGAANAPKTGDAAAWEPRLAKGMDVLVASVGTGLNAMPPKGMCFDCSDEDYKALIEYMAKPAQ, from the coding sequence ATGAAGAAGTTTTTTGCCGCTGCCCTTATGGTCTGTGCCACTGGTGCTTACGCCGATGTCGATATGGACAAGTACAATAAGAGTTGTGCCGTATGCCACGCGACGGGCGCCGCGAACGCGCCCAAGACGGGTGATGCGGCGGCCTGGGAGCCCCGTTTGGCCAAGGGTATGGATGTACTGGTGGCCTCGGTTGGCACTGGCCTGAACGCAATGCCCCCCAAAGGTATGTGCTTCGACTGCTCCGATGAAGATTACAAGGCGCTGATCGAGTACATGGCCAAGCCCGCACAATAA
- a CDS encoding alanine/glycine:cation symporter family protein, producing the protein MLETLNTWSANFANAVWGTPTVILLLGGGLFFAIYSGFRPYRHFGHAIGIMLGKHETPDSPGELSHRQALAAALAATMGLGNISGVALAIVAGGPGAVFWMWMSALVGVATKFFTCTLGVMYRGEDSLGNLQGGPQYVIREAMPKAFFPLAILFSVMGLIGTLPMFQANQLTALIKQNIEISGDPMAVNLGIGITMAVIVGIVVFGGLQRVAKVAVALLPLMVLTYLSMTAYMILTNLPEVPAILGLIVTEAFNPQAVGGGFLGVVLIGVSRGVFSNEAGLGTEVMAHGAARTNEPVREGLVAMLGPVADTLIVCTCTAIVILLAGNWQNPGDLSGVTLTANAFATQLGTPGMLALTLVTLILSSTTMFACWYYGAKCFGFLAGAHVQHHYRWFFLATIVFGAAVSIDVVFNLISGSYAIMAIPTMVSTLYLAPKVKAAAADYFHRHPY; encoded by the coding sequence TTGCTAGAGACGCTCAATACCTGGTCGGCCAATTTCGCCAACGCAGTGTGGGGTACGCCCACGGTCATCCTGCTGCTGGGCGGCGGTCTGTTTTTCGCTATTTATTCGGGCTTCAGACCCTACCGCCACTTCGGCCATGCCATCGGTATCATGCTGGGCAAGCACGAAACGCCGGACAGCCCTGGCGAGCTCAGCCACCGCCAGGCCCTCGCGGCCGCCCTGGCCGCCACCATGGGCCTGGGCAACATCTCGGGCGTGGCCCTGGCGATCGTAGCCGGCGGCCCCGGCGCCGTATTCTGGATGTGGATGTCAGCCCTGGTGGGCGTGGCCACCAAATTCTTCACCTGCACTCTGGGCGTGATGTACCGGGGCGAGGACAGCCTGGGTAATCTGCAGGGCGGTCCGCAATATGTCATTCGCGAAGCCATGCCAAAGGCGTTTTTTCCGCTGGCCATTCTGTTTTCGGTCATGGGCCTGATCGGCACTCTGCCCATGTTCCAGGCCAACCAGCTGACAGCCCTGATCAAGCAGAATATCGAGATTAGCGGCGACCCGATGGCGGTTAATCTGGGTATTGGCATCACCATGGCGGTGATTGTCGGCATCGTGGTTTTTGGCGGGCTGCAACGTGTCGCAAAGGTGGCAGTGGCGTTACTGCCGCTCATGGTGTTGACCTACCTGAGCATGACCGCCTACATGATTCTGACCAACCTGCCCGAGGTCCCAGCCATACTCGGCCTAATTGTGACCGAAGCCTTTAACCCTCAGGCGGTTGGCGGAGGTTTTCTCGGGGTGGTGTTAATCGGCGTGAGCCGCGGCGTGTTTTCCAATGAGGCGGGCCTTGGCACGGAGGTCATGGCCCACGGTGCTGCGCGCACCAATGAACCCGTTCGCGAAGGCCTGGTTGCCATGCTGGGGCCGGTGGCAGACACGTTGATTGTCTGCACGTGCACGGCCATCGTGATTCTGCTGGCAGGCAACTGGCAGAACCCCGGGGACTTGTCAGGCGTCACCCTTACGGCCAATGCCTTTGCCACACAGCTGGGCACGCCGGGTATGCTGGCCTTGACTCTGGTGACACTGATACTCAGCAGCACCACCATGTTTGCCTGCTGGTATTACGGTGCGAAATGCTTTGGGTTTCTGGCGGGGGCTCACGTCCAGCATCACTACCGCTGGTTCTTTCTGGCGACCATTGTGTTCGGCGCCGCCGTCAGCATTGATGTGGTGTTCAACCTGATTTCAGGGTCCTACGCGATTATGGCCATACCCACCATGGTATCGACCCTTTACCTGGCCCCGAAAGTGAAAGCGGCGGCGGCAGATTACTTCCATCGCCACCCCTATTAA